In the Salinisphaera sp. T31B1 genome, one interval contains:
- the mrtJ gene encoding JDVT-CTERM system glutamic-type intramembrane protease has product MAIGAGEAEPVEVRARLWCDPLYGLALAAALPAVALIAATPAARLALHWPGLQALWLMAGLMPVLEEVVFRFGLHDCLAARWSARVGPLTLANAITAVVFGMCHLWTHPPAWALATVLPALVFGWAYERHRRLAAPVLLHAGYNAVYLCLLTVA; this is encoded by the coding sequence TTGGCTATCGGCGCCGGCGAGGCTGAACCCGTCGAGGTCAGGGCGAGGCTGTGGTGCGATCCGCTCTACGGTCTGGCCCTGGCCGCGGCGCTGCCGGCTGTTGCGCTGATTGCCGCCACGCCCGCCGCCCGGCTGGCCCTGCACTGGCCCGGCCTGCAGGCGCTGTGGCTGATGGCAGGGCTCATGCCGGTGCTCGAGGAAGTCGTGTTCCGCTTCGGACTGCACGATTGCCTGGCCGCCCGATGGAGTGCGCGGGTGGGGCCGCTGACGCTGGCCAACGCGATCACGGCGGTCGTGTTCGGTATGTGCCATCTGTGGACTCACCCGCCGGCCTGGGCCTTGGCGACCGTGCTTCCCGCGCTGGTGTTCGGCTGGGCCTACGAACGCCATCGCCGGCTGGCCGCGCCGGTGCTGTTGCATGCCGGCTATAACGCGGTCTATCTGTGTCTGTTGACTGTCGCCTGA
- the pepP gene encoding Xaa-Pro aminopeptidase — protein sequence MNNQRSLDLPDISHLAHADHQPDHVVRRRQLAQIVGERGVAIIAATPERNRNNDVDYPYRPNSDFRYLTGFSEPEAIAVIAPGFDKGDYLLFCRERDAEAETWVGRRAGLEGAMAWYDADHAVAIDDFSAWLPRLLDGRERLYLTLGQHQSFEHGVLQALERLRSQGRRGTPPEQIVALDKIVHEMRLRKSDAEIALMRQAAATSARAHVAAMQAAAPGVAEYQLAAVLHFAFEAEGMTWAYPSIVGAGENGCVLHYIENAARIADGDLVLIDAGAEYRGYAGDITRTFPANGRFSAAQRRVYDIVLAANRAGIAAARAGAPANAPHQAALRVLVDGMIALGWCEGSVDEVIESESYRPFFMHGTSHWLGMDVHDVGDYKSDDEWRPLEPGMVLTVEPGLYVRAGNERVAREYWNIGIRVEDDVVITAEGSEVLTAGVPKDPDAIEALMAGHSA from the coding sequence ATGAATAACCAGCGTTCGCTCGATCTACCGGATATCTCGCATCTGGCGCATGCCGATCACCAGCCCGATCATGTCGTGCGCCGGCGTCAGCTTGCCCAGATCGTCGGTGAGCGCGGGGTCGCGATCATCGCCGCCACGCCCGAGCGCAACCGCAACAACGATGTCGACTACCCCTACCGTCCGAACAGCGATTTCCGTTATCTGACCGGCTTCTCCGAACCGGAGGCGATCGCCGTGATCGCGCCGGGGTTCGACAAGGGCGACTACCTGCTGTTCTGTCGCGAGCGCGATGCCGAGGCCGAGACCTGGGTCGGCCGACGCGCCGGGCTCGAGGGGGCGATGGCCTGGTACGACGCCGATCATGCCGTGGCCATCGACGATTTTTCGGCCTGGCTGCCGCGCCTGCTTGACGGACGCGAACGGCTGTATCTCACGCTGGGCCAGCATCAGAGCTTCGAGCACGGCGTGCTCCAGGCGTTGGAGCGGCTGCGCAGCCAGGGCCGGCGCGGCACGCCGCCCGAGCAGATCGTCGCTCTCGACAAGATTGTCCATGAGATGCGGCTGCGCAAATCCGATGCCGAGATCGCGCTCATGCGCCAGGCCGCGGCTACTTCGGCGCGCGCGCATGTCGCGGCGATGCAGGCTGCGGCCCCCGGGGTCGCCGAATACCAGCTGGCCGCGGTACTGCACTTCGCCTTCGAAGCCGAGGGCATGACCTGGGCCTATCCGAGCATTGTCGGCGCCGGCGAGAACGGGTGCGTATTGCACTATATCGAGAACGCCGCACGGATCGCCGACGGCGATCTGGTGCTGATCGACGCGGGCGCCGAGTATCGCGGGTATGCCGGCGACATCACCCGTACGTTTCCGGCCAACGGCCGCTTCAGTGCAGCCCAGCGGCGCGTCTACGATATCGTGCTTGCCGCCAACCGTGCCGGTATCGCCGCCGCGCGCGCCGGGGCGCCGGCCAATGCGCCGCACCAGGCGGCGCTGCGGGTGCTGGTCGACGGCATGATCGCGCTCGGCTGGTGCGAGGGCAGCGTCGACGAAGTCATCGAATCGGAAAGCTATCGGCCGTTCTTCATGCACGGAACCAGCCACTGGCTGGGCATGGATGTCCACGATGTCGGGGATTACAAGTCCGACGACGAATGGCGCCCGCTCGAGCCGGGCATGGTACTGACAGTCGAGCCGGGGCTGTATGTCAGGGCGGGCAACGAGCGCGTGGCGCGCGAATACTGGAACATCGGCATCCGCGTCGAGGACGACGTGGTGATCACCGCCGAGGGCAGTGAAGTGCTCACGGCCGGTGTCCCGAAGGACCCCGACGCGATCGAAGCGCTCATGGCCGGACACAGCGCGTGA
- a CDS encoding UPF0149 family protein, whose product MTQDTANLFDALAHGLAQAESVQTPGEVHGTLTGMLCIDNEANGRRALEDVETDSLDTAMDALREITLEGLFDPDLSFRPLLPDDDVALENRVGSLARWCAGFLYGLSADSEFDLSRLSAEVREVVSDLTELSRAGLTAEDSDAESAEADYAELVEYVRVGVQMIFLELQPKREGPIKRESLH is encoded by the coding sequence ATGACCCAAGACACCGCCAACCTGTTCGACGCGCTCGCCCACGGTCTGGCTCAGGCCGAATCCGTTCAGACACCGGGCGAGGTGCACGGCACGCTGACCGGCATGCTGTGCATTGATAACGAAGCCAACGGCCGCCGCGCGCTCGAGGATGTCGAAACCGACAGCCTCGATACCGCCATGGATGCGCTGCGCGAGATCACCCTGGAAGGGTTGTTCGACCCCGATCTGAGTTTTCGCCCGTTGTTGCCTGACGACGACGTCGCCCTGGAGAACCGGGTGGGTTCGCTGGCGCGCTGGTGCGCCGGCTTTTTGTACGGGCTGAGCGCAGACAGCGAGTTCGACCTGTCGCGGCTATCGGCCGAGGTGCGCGAAGTGGTGTCCGATCTGACCGAGCTCTCACGCGCCGGGCTGACCGCAGAAGACAGCGACGCCGAATCGGCCGAGGCCGACTACGCCGAGCTGGTCGAATACGTGCGGGTCGGCGTACAGATGATATTTCTGGAGCTGCAGCCCAAGCGGGAAGGCCCGATCAAGCGCGAGTCGCTGCATTGA
- the argE gene encoding acetylornithine deacetylase — translation MTTLDWRDTLTDLIGHRTVSSGDPALDCGNREAVGALADRLEGAGFNCDITPMAARADKVNLIARLGPAERAAAHGLVFAGHIDTVPYDDRGWQSDPFTLTERDGRLFGLGSCDMKGFIAIAAAVASEYAERDLDAPISLLVSADEECGMDGARALLDAYREHGRRPGRFCVIGEPTNLVPIRQHKGIFMETIEVHGASGHSSNPALGANAIEGMYQALGAIRALRDDLAERQRIAGFPVPHATLNLGAISGGDNANRIPARCRLDIDLRFLPGMTIDALRAELHERARAAVAGSDCRIEFRELFTGTPAFETSGESPIVTACEELSGHAAAAVDFGTEGAFYNAMGMDSVVLGPGDIAQAHQPDEYLALERIAPMQRILRGLVERFCLAE, via the coding sequence ATGACGACTCTCGACTGGCGCGACACGCTTACCGACCTGATCGGCCACCGCACCGTCAGCAGCGGCGATCCCGCGCTGGACTGCGGCAACCGCGAAGCGGTCGGGGCGCTGGCGGACCGGCTCGAGGGCGCAGGCTTTAACTGCGACATCACGCCGATGGCCGCGCGCGCGGATAAGGTCAATCTCATCGCCCGGCTCGGCCCGGCCGAGCGCGCGGCGGCGCACGGGCTGGTGTTCGCCGGCCATATCGATACCGTGCCCTACGACGACCGCGGCTGGCAGAGCGATCCGTTTACCCTGACCGAGCGCGACGGTCGGCTGTTCGGGCTGGGCAGTTGCGACATGAAAGGCTTCATCGCCATCGCCGCAGCCGTGGCCAGCGAATACGCCGAACGCGATCTGGACGCGCCCATCAGCCTGCTGGTGTCCGCCGACGAGGAATGCGGCATGGACGGCGCCCGTGCGTTGCTCGATGCCTATCGTGAGCACGGCCGGCGACCGGGCCGGTTCTGCGTGATCGGCGAGCCGACCAACCTGGTTCCGATCCGCCAGCACAAGGGCATCTTCATGGAGACGATCGAGGTGCACGGCGCCTCGGGGCATTCCAGCAACCCGGCGCTCGGTGCCAACGCGATCGAAGGCATGTATCAAGCGCTTGGCGCCATTCGCGCATTGCGGGACGATTTGGCCGAGCGTCAGCGTATTGCCGGTTTTCCGGTGCCCCATGCCACACTCAATCTCGGCGCGATTTCGGGCGGCGACAACGCCAACCGCATTCCGGCGCGCTGTCGGCTGGATATCGACCTGCGTTTTCTGCCGGGCATGACCATCGACGCCCTGCGCGCCGAATTGCACGAACGCGCTCGGGCTGCGGTTGCCGGCAGCGACTGCCGGATCGAATTCCGCGAGCTGTTCACCGGCACGCCGGCTTTCGAAACCTCGGGCGAGTCGCCGATCGTAACCGCCTGCGAAGAGTTGTCGGGCCACGCCGCGGCGGCGGTGGATTTCGGCACCGAAGGCGCGTTCTACAACGCCATGGGCATGGACAGCGTGGTCCTCGGCCCCGGCGATATCGCCCAGGCCCACCAGCCCGACGAATATCTGGCGCTGGAGCGCATCGCGCCCATGCAGCGCATCCTGCGTGGACTCGTCGAGCGCTTTTGCCTCGCCGAATAA
- a CDS encoding JDVT-CTERM domain-containing protein, protein MRTQQALTVQTGLRLLLVAVGTLLAGPTIAATMQLVIDDAPGEGFNDPTPVSPVGGNQGTTLGAQRRVALQYAADILGSRIDSAVPIRIAARFDNLGCTRNSATLGQAAPATYTANFGASAARADVYYPVALANALRGRRVAGVDNDIQATFNTALDAGDNDCLRGRRWYYGLDGAQPGAASRFVSTAVHELTHGLGFVSLVRLQDSASARVGQFPAAASNGRRLPDIFSSFIQDLSFDGQPLWPDLTDEQRAASLTNDPYVVWSAANTNSQAMTVLSDGFSQGRLQLYAPAVMRPGSSISHWDTRLTPDQIMEPFATDEDEVTAGIGLSACVLEDIGWSLINGTRCPDIDAPAIAGAPADTTREPASVNGVDAQIDADTAVSSGDDSTSSGGGCTLVGGQRADPLWLAMLVLAALSIGYRRRRG, encoded by the coding sequence GTGCGAACGCAACAAGCCCTGACCGTGCAAACCGGGCTGCGGCTGTTGCTGGTGGCTGTCGGCACGTTGCTGGCCGGGCCGACCATCGCGGCCACCATGCAACTGGTGATCGACGATGCCCCCGGCGAGGGCTTCAATGACCCGACGCCGGTCAGCCCGGTAGGCGGCAACCAGGGCACCACACTCGGCGCTCAGCGGCGCGTCGCGCTGCAGTACGCCGCGGATATTCTCGGCAGCCGTATAGACAGCGCCGTGCCGATTCGTATCGCGGCGCGATTCGACAATCTGGGCTGTACGCGCAACAGCGCCACGCTCGGTCAGGCCGCGCCGGCGACCTATACCGCCAACTTCGGCGCCTCGGCCGCGCGCGCCGACGTCTACTACCCCGTGGCACTGGCCAATGCGCTGCGCGGTCGCCGCGTGGCAGGTGTGGACAACGATATCCAGGCCACCTTCAACACTGCGCTGGATGCCGGCGACAATGACTGCCTGCGCGGGCGCCGCTGGTATTACGGCCTCGACGGCGCACAGCCGGGTGCCGCCTCACGGTTTGTCAGCACCGCCGTGCACGAACTCACCCACGGGCTGGGATTCGTATCGCTCGTGCGTCTGCAGGATAGCGCCAGTGCGCGTGTCGGCCAGTTTCCGGCCGCCGCATCGAATGGCCGGCGGCTGCCGGATATCTTCAGCAGTTTCATTCAGGATCTGTCGTTCGACGGCCAACCGCTGTGGCCGGACCTGACCGACGAACAACGTGCGGCCTCGTTGACCAACGACCCTTATGTCGTCTGGTCGGCAGCGAACACCAACAGCCAGGCGATGACGGTGTTGAGTGACGGATTTTCACAGGGGCGGCTGCAGTTGTATGCACCGGCGGTGATGCGCCCCGGGAGTTCGATCTCCCACTGGGACACGCGCCTCACGCCGGACCAGATCATGGAGCCGTTCGCCACCGACGAGGACGAAGTCACTGCGGGCATCGGGTTGTCGGCCTGCGTGCTCGAAGATATCGGCTGGTCGCTGATCAACGGCACGCGCTGTCCGGATATCGATGCTCCGGCGATTGCCGGAGCGCCGGCCGATACAACGCGCGAACCGGCCTCGGTCAACGGCGTCGATGCCCAGATCGACGCGGACACGGCGGTTTCCAGCGGCGACGACAGCACAAGCAGCGGCGGCGGCTGTACGCTGGTCGGCGGCCAGCGGGCCGACCCGCTCTGGCTGGCGATGCTCGTGCTGGCCGCACTGAGTATTGGCTATCGGCGCCGGCGAGGCTGA